From Mucilaginibacter inviolabilis, a single genomic window includes:
- a CDS encoding DUF423 domain-containing protein codes for MNKQIIITASVFGMLAVITGAFGAHGLKGRLSAADLEVWHTAVQYNFYHVFALLFLSTFARFKNNQIALAYYFFSFGILFFSGSLYLLSCRSLLGWDWLIALGPITPLGGLLFILGWLMLAIAAFRNK; via the coding sequence ATGAACAAACAAATAATTATTACAGCTTCGGTTTTTGGCATGCTGGCCGTTATTACCGGGGCATTTGGGGCGCATGGTTTAAAAGGCCGCTTGTCTGCCGCCGATCTGGAGGTGTGGCACACGGCTGTACAGTATAACTTTTATCATGTATTTGCTTTGCTTTTCTTATCAACCTTTGCACGGTTTAAAAATAACCAGATAGCCCTGGCTTATTACTTCTTTAGCTTTGGTATCTTGTTTTTTTCGGGGTCATTATACCTGTTATCATGTCGCAGCCTGCTGGGTTGGGACTGGCTGATAGCCCTTGGTCCAATTACACCCCTGGGCGGCTTGCTGTTTATTTTAGGCTGGCTGATGCTGGCTATTGCTGCTTTCAGGAATAAATGA